A genomic segment from Stappia indica encodes:
- a CDS encoding flavodoxin domain-containing protein: protein MAHFLVVYATTEGQTRKISEKVAGRLKAAGHSATLVDARAAATLELGSFDAAVLAASLHVGRHQPELLDFIRRQRTRLERVQTAFISVSLSASSTDAQDIANAREAAETMFDELDWEPSHLHLAAGAVHDGRLGVLKRWVIHRILRQKGVEMDPSGDMEFTDWPALERFVDGFLAEVLAAGREFA from the coding sequence ATGGCACACTTCCTCGTGGTCTATGCCACGACAGAGGGACAGACACGCAAGATCTCGGAGAAGGTGGCCGGGCGGCTCAAGGCCGCCGGCCATAGCGCGACGCTGGTCGATGCCAGGGCCGCCGCCACGCTGGAACTGGGGTCCTTCGATGCGGCGGTGCTCGCTGCATCGCTGCATGTCGGCCGCCACCAGCCCGAACTGCTCGACTTCATCCGCCGGCAGCGGACCCGGCTGGAGCGGGTACAGACCGCCTTCATTTCCGTCAGCCTGTCGGCCTCTTCCACTGATGCGCAGGATATCGCCAATGCCCGCGAGGCGGCGGAAACGATGTTCGACGAACTCGACTGGGAGCCGTCGCATCTCCACCTGGCGGCCGGCGCCGTTCACGACGGGCGGCTGGGCGTCCTCAAGCGCTGGGTGATTCACCGCATCCTGAGGCAGAAGGGCGTGGAGATGGACCCGTCCGGCGACATGGAATTCACCGACTGGCCGGCGCTGGAGCGCTTCGTCGACGGTTTCCTGGCCGAAGTCCTTGCGGCGGGCAGGGAGTTCGCCTGA
- a CDS encoding electron transfer flavoprotein-ubiquinone oxidoreductase: protein MSDTETLGERESMEFDVVIVGAGPAGLSAAIRLKQIAEEKGEDLSVVVLEKGSEVGAHILSGAVVDPVGVDKLLPGWREEADTPFKTPVTADHFLVLGPAGSMRLPNIMMPSLMNNHGNYIVSLGNVCRWLAEKAEALGVEIYPGFAAAEVLYDDTGAVVGVATGDMGIGRDGEPNANFTRGMELRGKYVLIAEGVRGSLAKELIARFDLDANSDVPKFGIGIKELWQVDPSKHRPGLVQHSFGWPLDNRTGGGSFLYHLEDNQVAVGFVVHLNYKNPYLAPFEEFQRFKTHPAIRETFEGGKRISYGARAITEGGFQSVPKLSFPGGLLIGCSAGFVNVPRIKGSHNAMLSGMLAAEEVMAALGRGEANAELAGYDTAWRESEIGKDLKKVRNVKPLLSRYGTLLGTMLGGLDMWTNELFGFSFFGTVSHGKRDSESLEPAARHSPIAYPKPDGKVSFDKLSSVFLSNTNHEEDQPIHLKVKDMVLQKASEHDVYAGPSNRYCPAGVYEWIEEGEDAPRFQINAQNCVHCKTCDIKDPNQNITWTVPEGAGGPNYPNM, encoded by the coding sequence ATGAGCGACACGGAGACGCTTGGCGAACGCGAGAGCATGGAGTTCGACGTCGTCATCGTCGGCGCCGGACCGGCGGGACTGTCGGCGGCCATCAGGCTCAAGCAGATCGCCGAGGAGAAGGGCGAGGACCTTTCCGTCGTCGTGCTGGAAAAGGGCTCCGAGGTCGGCGCCCACATCCTGTCGGGCGCGGTGGTGGACCCCGTCGGCGTCGACAAGCTGCTGCCGGGCTGGCGCGAAGAGGCCGACACGCCGTTCAAGACGCCGGTGACCGCCGACCACTTCCTGGTGCTGGGGCCCGCAGGCTCCATGCGGCTGCCGAACATCATGATGCCGTCCCTGATGAACAATCACGGCAACTACATCGTGTCCCTCGGCAATGTCTGCCGCTGGCTGGCCGAGAAGGCCGAGGCGCTCGGCGTCGAGATCTATCCCGGCTTTGCCGCCGCCGAAGTGCTCTACGACGACACGGGCGCCGTGGTCGGTGTCGCCACCGGCGACATGGGCATCGGCCGCGACGGCGAGCCCAACGCCAATTTCACCCGCGGCATGGAGCTGCGCGGCAAGTATGTGCTCATCGCCGAGGGCGTGCGCGGATCGCTCGCCAAGGAGCTGATCGCCCGCTTCGATCTCGATGCGAATTCCGACGTGCCGAAGTTCGGCATCGGCATCAAGGAGCTGTGGCAGGTCGACCCGTCGAAGCACCGGCCGGGCCTCGTGCAGCACAGCTTCGGCTGGCCGCTCGACAACAGGACCGGCGGCGGCTCGTTCCTCTATCACCTGGAAGACAACCAGGTCGCCGTCGGCTTCGTCGTCCACCTCAACTACAAGAACCCCTACCTCGCCCCGTTCGAGGAGTTCCAGCGGTTCAAGACCCATCCGGCAATCCGCGAGACGTTCGAGGGCGGCAAGCGCATCTCCTATGGCGCGCGCGCCATCACCGAGGGCGGCTTCCAGTCGGTGCCCAAGCTCTCCTTCCCCGGCGGCCTGCTGATCGGCTGCTCCGCCGGCTTCGTCAACGTGCCGCGCATCAAGGGCTCGCACAACGCGATGCTGTCCGGCATGCTGGCGGCAGAGGAAGTCATGGCGGCGCTCGGCCGCGGCGAGGCGAATGCCGAACTTGCCGGCTATGACACGGCCTGGCGCGAAAGCGAGATCGGCAAGGACCTGAAGAAGGTCCGCAACGTCAAGCCGCTGCTGTCGCGCTACGGCACGCTGCTCGGCACCATGCTCGGCGGCCTCGACATGTGGACGAACGAGCTGTTCGGCTTCTCCTTCTTCGGCACCGTCTCGCACGGCAAGCGGGATTCGGAGAGCCTGGAGCCGGCGGCCAGGCACAGCCCCATCGCCTATCCCAAGCCGGACGGCAAGGTGTCCTTCGACAAGCTCTCCTCGGTGTTCCTGTCGAACACCAACCACGAGGAAGACCAGCCGATCCACCTCAAGGTGAAGGACATGGTGCTGCAGAAGGCATCGGAGCACGATGTCTATGCCGGCCCGTCGAACCGCTACTGCCCGGCCGGCGTCTACGAGTGGATCGAGGAAGGCGAGGACGCCCCGCGCTTCCAGATCAACGCGCAGAACTGCGTGCACTGCAAGACCTGCGACATCAAGGACCCGAACCAGAACATCACCTGGACGGTGCCGGAAGGCGCGGGCGGCCCGAACTACCCGAACATGTAA
- a CDS encoding uracil-DNA glycosylase, with product MEPADPTDQRLDERPSAAQGEGERKVSSALEALLDFYISAGADGWLELDPADAFALSEAPRPAAQAQAARAAPAGMQSAPSAAPAARQMPPQSQQPRSAPPMQAPPSPAQGAMAGGAAVVPGDEVVVAAREAARTAATLDELREVLTRFDGCNLKLTAKSLVFADGPADAKVMFVGEAPGREEDARGLPFVGRSGQLLDQMLEAIGLARGEVYITNVVPWRPPGNRTPSPQETEICKPFVLRQIELVRPKVLVFLGGASAKALTGVQDGILRLRGRWLELPLGPAAQGTTIRAMATLHPAYLLRSPVQKRYAWRDFLSIKAALDEASGS from the coding sequence ATGGAACCCGCAGACCCGACCGACCAGAGGCTAGACGAGCGTCCGTCCGCGGCGCAGGGCGAGGGCGAGCGCAAGGTGTCCTCGGCGCTCGAGGCGCTGCTCGACTTCTACATCTCCGCAGGTGCCGACGGCTGGCTGGAGCTGGACCCGGCGGATGCCTTCGCCCTGTCCGAGGCGCCGCGCCCGGCCGCACAGGCGCAAGCCGCGCGCGCAGCGCCGGCCGGAATGCAATCTGCCCCATCTGCTGCGCCCGCTGCGCGGCAGATGCCGCCCCAATCCCAGCAACCGAGATCGGCCCCGCCGATGCAGGCGCCGCCTTCTCCTGCACAAGGTGCAATGGCGGGCGGGGCCGCGGTCGTGCCGGGCGACGAGGTGGTGGTTGCCGCCCGCGAGGCCGCCCGCACGGCGGCGACCCTGGACGAGCTGCGCGAGGTGCTGACCCGCTTCGACGGCTGCAACCTGAAGCTCACCGCCAAGTCGCTGGTCTTCGCCGACGGGCCGGCGGATGCGAAGGTGATGTTTGTCGGCGAGGCGCCGGGCCGGGAGGAGGACGCGCGCGGGCTGCCCTTCGTCGGGCGCTCCGGCCAGCTTCTCGACCAGATGCTGGAGGCCATCGGCCTGGCACGCGGCGAGGTCTACATCACCAATGTCGTGCCCTGGCGCCCGCCGGGCAACCGCACCCCGAGCCCGCAGGAAACCGAGATCTGCAAGCCCTTCGTGCTGCGCCAGATCGAACTGGTGCGGCCGAAGGTGCTGGTGTTCCTGGGCGGAGCCTCGGCCAAGGCGCTGACCGGCGTGCAGGACGGCATCCTGCGGCTGCGCGGGCGCTGGCTGGAGCTGCCGCTGGGACCGGCCGCGCAAGGAACGACGATCCGGGCGATGGCAACGCTGCACCCGGCCTACCTGCTGCGCAGCCCGGTGCAGAAGCGCTATGCCTGGCGCGACTTCCTGTCCATCAAGGCCGCGCTGGACGAGGCTTCGGGCAGCTGA
- a CDS encoding S49 family peptidase: MFDSLRKRLPGKWGDVPTTVPVVRLQGAIGMASPLRPGLSLASVAPLLDKAFSFDGPAVALIVNSPGGSPVQSRLIHDRIRQLAGEKKKDVLVFVEDVAASGGYMLAIAGDEIVADENSIVGSIGVVSSGFGFSEAISKLGIERRVYTAGENKAILDPFRPEREEDIVHLKALQQEVHESFIALVRRRRGDVLTDAPDLFSGLFWTGTTSRDLGLIDRIGDIRSTLRERFGDKVRMRLVGGQRSLFARRQGVGVEIGAGLTRGWADEAIGALEQRALWARYGL; encoded by the coding sequence TTGTTCGACAGCCTTCGCAAGCGCCTTCCCGGAAAATGGGGCGATGTCCCGACCACCGTCCCGGTGGTGCGCCTTCAAGGCGCAATCGGGATGGCCTCGCCCCTGCGGCCCGGCCTGTCGCTGGCGAGCGTCGCGCCGCTGCTCGACAAGGCCTTCTCCTTCGACGGGCCGGCGGTGGCGCTGATCGTCAACTCGCCCGGCGGCTCGCCGGTCCAGTCGCGGCTGATCCACGACCGCATCCGCCAGCTCGCGGGCGAGAAGAAGAAGGACGTGCTCGTGTTCGTGGAGGATGTGGCGGCCTCGGGCGGCTACATGCTGGCGATTGCCGGCGACGAGATCGTCGCCGACGAGAACTCCATCGTCGGCTCCATCGGCGTGGTGTCGTCCGGCTTCGGCTTTTCCGAAGCGATCTCGAAGCTCGGCATCGAGCGCCGGGTGTATACGGCCGGCGAGAACAAGGCGATCCTCGATCCGTTCCGTCCGGAGCGCGAGGAGGACATCGTCCATCTCAAGGCGTTGCAGCAGGAAGTGCACGAGAGCTTCATCGCCCTGGTGCGCCGTCGTCGCGGCGATGTGCTCACCGATGCGCCGGACCTCTTCTCGGGCCTGTTCTGGACCGGGACCACGTCGCGCGATCTTGGCCTGATCGACCGGATCGGCGATATTCGCTCGACCTTGCGCGAGCGCTTCGGCGACAAGGTGAGAATGCGCCTGGTCGGCGGACAGCGTTCGCTTTTCGCCAGACGGCAGGGCGTGGGGGTGGAGATCGGTGCCGGCCTGACGCGAGGTTGGGCGGACGAGGCGATCGGAGCGCTGGAGCAGCGTGCGCTCTGGGCCCGCTACGGACTGTGA
- a CDS encoding glycine--tRNA ligase subunit alpha has protein sequence MRPENSFQGLILTLQRFWADQGCVVLQPYDMEVGAGTFHPATTLRSLGPRPWKAAYVQPSRRPTDGRYGENPNRLQHYYQFQVIMKPSPENLQDLYLRSLYAIGLDPALHDVRFVEDDWESPTLGAWGLGWECWCDGMEVSQFTYFQQVAGFECAPVSGELTYGLERLAMYIQGVDNVYDLNYNGREGAEKVTYGDVFLQAEQEYSRHNFEHADTEMLFRHFRDAEEECRRLLDAGAKAREASGAAVHQVVLPAYDQCIKASHAFNLLDARGVISVTERQSYILRVRELAKACGAAFLETEAGGVGYQGGISLAG, from the coding sequence ATGCGGCCCGAAAACTCCTTCCAGGGGTTGATCCTGACGCTTCAGAGGTTCTGGGCCGATCAGGGTTGCGTTGTCCTGCAGCCCTACGACATGGAAGTTGGCGCCGGCACGTTCCATCCGGCGACGACCCTGCGCTCGCTCGGCCCGCGCCCCTGGAAGGCGGCCTATGTGCAGCCCTCGCGCCGGCCGACCGATGGGCGCTACGGCGAGAACCCGAACCGGCTGCAGCACTACTACCAGTTCCAGGTGATCATGAAGCCGTCGCCGGAGAACCTGCAGGACCTTTACCTGCGCTCTCTCTATGCCATCGGCCTCGATCCCGCCCTGCACGACGTGCGCTTCGTCGAGGACGACTGGGAAAGCCCGACCTTGGGCGCCTGGGGCCTCGGCTGGGAGTGCTGGTGCGACGGCATGGAAGTGTCGCAGTTCACTTACTTTCAGCAGGTCGCGGGCTTCGAATGCGCGCCGGTCTCGGGCGAGCTGACCTACGGCCTGGAGCGCCTGGCCATGTACATCCAGGGCGTCGATAACGTCTACGACCTCAACTATAACGGCCGCGAGGGCGCCGAGAAGGTGACCTATGGCGACGTGTTCCTGCAGGCCGAGCAGGAATATTCCCGCCACAACTTCGAGCACGCCGATACCGAGATGCTGTTCCGCCACTTCCGCGATGCGGAGGAGGAATGCCGCCGCCTGCTCGACGCCGGCGCCAAGGCGCGCGAGGCATCGGGCGCGGCCGTGCACCAGGTGGTGCTGCCGGCCTACGACCAGTGCATCAAGGCGAGCCACGCGTTCAACCTGCTGGACGCGCGCGGCGTCATCTCGGTGACCGAGCGGCAGAGCTACATCCTGCGCGTGCGCGAGCTGGCCAAGGCCTGCGGCGCCGCATTCCTGGAGACGGAAGCCGGCGGGGTAGGGTATCAGGGCGGGATTTCGCTCGCAGGTTGA
- a CDS encoding LemA family protein: protein MATWIVLGLIVLIGLYLVYIYNDLVRKRQMVREGWSGIDVQLKRRSDLIPNLVEAVKGYATHERAALEAVTEMRARAAGLDPADVAGRAQAEGMLSQALGKLFAVAEAYPDLKASANFRELQSSLEGVEDALQLARRYYNGAVRALNVVVESFPSNLVAGRFGFTQEEYFEIEDPAERAVPKVSF from the coding sequence ATGGCCACCTGGATCGTGCTCGGACTGATCGTCCTGATCGGCCTCTACCTCGTCTACATCTACAATGATCTGGTGCGGAAGCGGCAGATGGTGCGGGAAGGCTGGAGCGGCATCGATGTCCAGCTCAAGCGCCGGTCGGACCTCATTCCGAACCTCGTCGAGGCGGTGAAGGGCTACGCCACGCACGAGCGCGCGGCGCTGGAAGCCGTTACCGAGATGCGGGCGCGGGCGGCGGGTCTCGATCCGGCGGACGTTGCCGGCCGGGCACAGGCGGAAGGCATGCTGTCCCAGGCTCTCGGCAAGCTCTTTGCGGTCGCCGAGGCCTATCCGGACCTCAAGGCCAGCGCCAACTTCCGGGAGCTTCAGTCGTCGCTGGAAGGCGTCGAGGACGCGCTGCAACTGGCGCGGCGCTACTACAACGGCGCGGTGCGCGCGCTCAACGTGGTGGTCGAGAGCTTCCCCTCCAACCTGGTGGCCGGCCGCTTCGGCTTCACCCAGGAGGAGTATTTCGAGATCGAGGACCCGGCCGAGCGGGCGGTGCCCAAGGTCAGCTTCTGA
- a CDS encoding DUF2207 domain-containing protein, with translation MRAPAFLIALAALVVAGLLVLAPAAARADERILAFNSTIEVASDGELTVTETIRVRAEGNQIRRGIFRDIPLVFETAGGRKARAGFDLVSVERDGEEDGYTVNRGGSGVRIYIGREDTFLQPGTYTYTITYRTDRQVRFFETHDEVYWNATGNEWAFPIDRAVARIVLPEGTSVAAHTAYTGPYGASGQDYTSRLEDGGRSVLFATTRPLGPREGLTVVAEMPKGVVAEPTADQELGYFLQDHLGEILGGIGLALVLAYYLWAWWSVGRDPPKGVVFPRFEGPDGISPALSNYVARKGFGDGGWRALSAACLSLAVKGKLVLDDLAGDLTMIRPEGTRGDYAGLPKGEKAIASWLDNRDGSFTVSKANGTSVQKLGNNFRGAIEGENRNRYFKTNRLYLLPGIALSILTIFALLAFGNLSEEQIAIMIPIFMVTFVVVMFAVQIGKAIRRPGGMALRIVFVLVVFSFVTLGHVTASAVLLQLQGEIPPLALIAIGLLAVNFLFYFLISAPTSLGRSAMDEIEGLKMYLQVAEKDRMNMQGAPQMSPSHFETLLPYAVALDVEKPWSKAFEAWLLTAAGAAVAASYAPGWYSGRSFDAHNISGTLGKSVEAMSGTFSSSLPAPKSSSSGGGGGGFSGGGGGGGGGGGW, from the coding sequence ATGCGCGCCCCTGCCTTCCTGATCGCCCTTGCCGCGCTTGTCGTCGCAGGCCTGCTGGTCCTCGCTCCGGCGGCGGCACGCGCCGACGAGCGCATCCTCGCCTTCAACTCGACCATCGAGGTGGCGAGCGACGGCGAGCTGACCGTCACCGAGACGATTCGCGTGCGCGCCGAGGGCAACCAGATCCGCCGCGGCATCTTTCGCGACATCCCGCTGGTCTTCGAGACGGCAGGCGGCCGCAAGGCGCGCGCCGGTTTCGATCTCGTCTCGGTGGAGAGGGACGGCGAGGAAGACGGCTATACGGTCAATCGCGGCGGCAGCGGCGTGCGCATTTATATCGGCCGCGAGGACACGTTCCTGCAGCCGGGCACTTACACCTACACCATCACCTACCGGACCGACCGGCAGGTGCGGTTCTTCGAGACCCATGACGAGGTCTACTGGAACGCCACCGGCAACGAGTGGGCCTTTCCGATAGACCGCGCGGTGGCGCGCATCGTGCTGCCTGAAGGGACAAGCGTTGCCGCCCACACCGCCTATACCGGCCCCTATGGCGCGTCCGGCCAGGACTACACGTCGAGGCTCGAGGACGGCGGGCGCAGCGTCCTGTTCGCCACGACCCGGCCGCTGGGGCCGCGCGAGGGGCTGACCGTCGTTGCCGAAATGCCGAAGGGCGTCGTCGCCGAGCCGACGGCCGACCAGGAGCTCGGTTATTTCCTGCAGGACCATCTGGGCGAGATCCTCGGCGGCATCGGCCTTGCGCTCGTCCTCGCCTACTATCTGTGGGCCTGGTGGTCGGTCGGGCGCGACCCGCCCAAGGGCGTGGTCTTTCCGCGCTTCGAGGGGCCGGACGGCATCTCGCCGGCGCTCTCCAACTATGTGGCGCGCAAGGGCTTCGGCGACGGCGGCTGGCGCGCGCTTTCCGCCGCCTGCCTCAGCCTTGCGGTCAAGGGCAAGCTGGTGCTGGACGACCTGGCCGGCGACCTGACGATGATCCGCCCGGAAGGGACGCGCGGCGACTATGCCGGGCTGCCCAAGGGCGAGAAGGCGATCGCCAGCTGGCTCGACAATCGCGACGGCAGCTTCACGGTGTCCAAGGCCAACGGCACCTCGGTCCAGAAGCTCGGCAACAATTTTCGCGGCGCCATCGAAGGCGAGAACCGCAACCGCTACTTCAAGACCAACCGGCTCTATCTGCTGCCCGGTATCGCGCTGTCCATCCTGACGATCTTCGCGCTGCTCGCCTTCGGCAATCTCAGCGAGGAGCAGATCGCGATCATGATCCCGATCTTCATGGTGACCTTCGTCGTCGTGATGTTCGCGGTGCAGATCGGCAAGGCGATCCGCCGCCCCGGCGGGATGGCGCTGCGCATCGTATTCGTCCTCGTCGTCTTCTCGTTCGTCACGCTCGGACACGTCACGGCGTCGGCGGTGCTGCTGCAGCTGCAGGGAGAGATCCCGCCGCTCGCGCTCATCGCCATCGGGCTGCTGGCGGTGAATTTCCTGTTCTACTTCCTGATCAGTGCCCCGACCTCGCTCGGCCGCAGCGCGATGGACGAGATCGAGGGCCTGAAGATGTATCTTCAGGTCGCCGAGAAGGACCGGATGAACATGCAGGGCGCCCCGCAGATGAGCCCCTCGCATTTCGAGACCCTGCTGCCCTACGCGGTCGCGCTCGATGTGGAAAAGCCCTGGTCGAAGGCCTTCGAGGCCTGGTTGCTGACGGCAGCCGGTGCTGCGGTGGCCGCCTCCTACGCGCCGGGCTGGTATTCGGGGCGCAGCTTCGACGCGCACAACATCTCCGGCACGCTCGGCAAGAGCGTCGAGGCCATGTCCGGCACCTTCTCCTCCTCATTGCCTGCGCCCAAGTCGTCGAGCTCCGGCGGGGGCGGGGGCGGCTTTTCCGGCGGTGGCGGCGGTGGCGGCGGCGGCGGCGGCTGGTAG
- the glyS gene encoding glycine--tRNA ligase subunit beta, whose product MPDLLLELFSEEIPARMQRRAAEDLKSLVTNALVEAGVTYEGAKAFSTPRRLALHIAGLTAGSKPTREERKGPRVGSPEKALEGFLRGAGLASIDEAQVVSDPKKGDFYVAVIEKPGRSTPDIVAEVMPGIIRGFPWPKSMRWGGGQLRWVRPLHSIVATFGPETEEPEVVPFEIDGIVSSNTTRGHRFLAPDAFEVRRLEDYADKLEKAKVVLDADRRKDIIVNDARNRAMALGLELVEDEGLLEEVAGLVEWPVVLVGSFDEAFLELPDEVIRLTIRANQKCFVMRDPATGRLSNRFVAVSNIVASDGGATIIAGNEKVIRARLSDARFFWETDLKAPLESRLPKLDSVVFHEKLGTQGARVNRLEALAREIAPLVGADVEKAARAARLAKADLPTQMVYEFPELQGQMGRTYADLQGEDASVARAIEEHYKPQGPSDAVPADPVAVAVALADKLDLLTGFWAIDEKPTGSKDPFALRRAALGVIRIVLENGLRLRLQDLLTILESTHQQFVEPHQSDYDRSVQWTEEDFRRNFPNYAFKVERQGGRLVEYIRAHQNNAKYFGYWRLTEDLLSFFADRLKVHLREQGARHDLIDAVFALEGQDDLLMVVRRVEALGAFLATEDGANLLAGTKRGANILRAEEKKDGVAISGAPHADHLAEPAEIALAAAIDTARSQIRDALSREDFAGAMTALAGLRAPVDRFFDDILVNAEDADLRLNRLRLLAEIREATREVADFSKIAG is encoded by the coding sequence ATGCCCGATCTTCTCCTGGAGCTTTTCAGCGAGGAAATTCCCGCCCGCATGCAGCGCCGTGCTGCAGAGGACCTGAAGTCGCTGGTGACCAACGCGCTGGTCGAGGCGGGCGTCACCTATGAGGGCGCGAAGGCGTTTTCCACCCCGCGGCGGCTGGCGCTGCATATCGCCGGGCTGACGGCCGGTTCGAAGCCGACCCGCGAGGAGCGCAAGGGCCCGCGCGTTGGGTCGCCGGAAAAGGCGCTGGAAGGCTTCCTGCGCGGTGCGGGGCTTGCCTCCATCGACGAGGCGCAGGTCGTCTCCGACCCGAAGAAGGGCGACTTCTACGTCGCGGTGATCGAGAAGCCCGGCCGCTCGACGCCGGACATCGTCGCCGAGGTGATGCCGGGCATCATCCGCGGCTTCCCCTGGCCGAAGTCGATGCGCTGGGGCGGCGGACAGCTGCGCTGGGTGCGCCCGCTCCACTCCATCGTCGCGACCTTCGGGCCCGAGACCGAGGAGCCGGAGGTGGTGCCGTTCGAGATCGACGGCATCGTCTCGTCCAACACGACGCGCGGACATCGCTTCCTGGCGCCGGATGCCTTCGAGGTGCGGCGGCTGGAGGACTATGCCGACAAGCTGGAGAAGGCGAAGGTCGTGCTCGACGCCGACCGGCGCAAGGACATCATCGTCAACGATGCGCGCAACCGCGCCATGGCGCTGGGCCTGGAGCTGGTGGAGGACGAGGGCCTTCTGGAGGAAGTGGCCGGCCTGGTGGAATGGCCGGTCGTGCTGGTCGGCAGCTTCGACGAGGCGTTCCTGGAACTGCCCGACGAGGTCATCCGCCTGACCATCCGCGCCAACCAGAAATGCTTCGTGATGCGCGATCCGGCAACGGGCCGCCTGTCCAACCGCTTCGTCGCCGTGTCCAACATCGTTGCCTCCGACGGGGGCGCGACGATCATCGCCGGCAACGAGAAGGTGATCCGCGCCCGCCTGTCGGATGCCCGCTTCTTCTGGGAAACCGACCTCAAGGCGCCGCTGGAAAGCCGGTTGCCGAAGCTCGACAGTGTCGTCTTCCATGAGAAGCTCGGCACGCAGGGTGCGCGGGTGAACCGGCTCGAGGCGCTGGCGCGCGAGATCGCCCCGCTGGTCGGGGCCGATGTGGAAAAGGCCGCGCGGGCCGCGCGCCTTGCCAAGGCCGACCTGCCGACGCAGATGGTCTACGAGTTCCCGGAGTTGCAGGGCCAGATGGGCCGCACCTATGCGGACCTACAGGGCGAGGACGCCTCCGTCGCCCGCGCCATCGAGGAGCATTACAAGCCGCAGGGCCCCTCCGACGCAGTCCCGGCCGATCCGGTCGCCGTCGCCGTGGCGCTCGCCGACAAGCTCGACCTCTTGACCGGCTTCTGGGCCATCGACGAGAAGCCGACCGGCTCCAAGGATCCCTTCGCGCTGCGCCGCGCCGCGCTCGGCGTGATCCGCATCGTGCTGGAAAACGGGCTGCGGCTGCGGTTACAGGACCTGCTCACTATCCTCGAATCAACACACCAGCAGTTTGTTGAGCCTCACCAGTCAGACTATGATCGTAGTGTCCAATGGACTGAAGAGGATTTTAGGCGCAATTTTCCAAACTATGCGTTCAAGGTCGAGCGACAGGGTGGGCGCCTCGTTGAATATATTCGAGCACATCAAAACAACGCAAAGTATTTTGGATATTGGCGACTTACCGAGGATCTCCTCTCCTTCTTCGCCGACCGTCTGAAAGTGCATCTGCGCGAGCAGGGCGCCCGTCACGACCTCATCGATGCGGTCTTCGCGCTGGAGGGGCAGGACGACCTGTTGATGGTGGTGCGCCGGGTCGAGGCGCTGGGCGCGTTCCTCGCCACCGAGGACGGGGCTAACCTCCTGGCCGGCACCAAGCGCGGGGCGAACATCTTGCGCGCCGAGGAGAAGAAGGACGGCGTAGCGATTTCCGGTGCGCCGCATGCCGATCACCTGGCCGAGCCGGCGGAAATCGCCCTGGCGGCGGCCATCGATACGGCGCGCTCGCAGATCCGCGATGCGCTGTCGCGCGAGGATTTCGCCGGGGCGATGACGGCGCTGGCCGGCCTGCGCGCGCCGGTCGACCGGTTCTTCGACGACATCCTGGTCAATGCGGAAGATGCGGACCTTCGCCTCAACCGGTTGCGGCTGCTCGCCGAGATCCGCGAGGCGACCCGCGAGGTGGCCGACTTCTCGAAAATCGCCGGCTAG